A single region of the Musa acuminata AAA Group cultivar baxijiao chromosome BXJ1-11, Cavendish_Baxijiao_AAA, whole genome shotgun sequence genome encodes:
- the LOC135596808 gene encoding ammonium transporter 1 member 2-like — MSSCTSDLAPLLGGVANSSAAADYICNQFTDAGFAIDTTYLLFSAYLVFAMQLGFAMLCAGSVRAKNTMNIMLTNVLDAAAGGLFYYLFGFAFAFGGPSNGFIGKHFFGLKEVPQPSFDYSNFLYQWAFAIAAAGITSGSIAERTQFVAYLIYSSFLTGFVYPVVSHWFWSGDGWAAAARNAGESLLFETGVIDFAGSGVVHMVGGIAGLWGAIIEGPRIGRFDHAGRSVNLRGHSATLVVLGTFLLWFGWYGFNPGSFNIIFRTYGPSGSIHGQWSAVGRTAVTTTLAGCTAALTTLFGKRLQTGHWNVLDVCNGLLGGFAAITSGCSVVDPWAAIVCGFVSAWVLIGLNKLAAKLKFDDPLEAAQLHGGCGAWGIIFTALFAREKYVNEVYPGRPGRPYGLFMGGGGRLLGAHIVQILVITGWVSCTMGPLFFALHKLNLLRISAEDELAGMDLTRHGGFAYDYHDEDPSAHGGSPRGGFMLKSSPTAVKPKANQTATANQV; from the exons ATGTCGTCGTGCACGTCAGATCTGGCCCCTCTCCTTGGCGGCGTTGCCAACTCGTCGGCGGCAGCCGACTACATCTGCAACCAGTTCACGGACGCCGGCTTCGCCATCGACACCACCTACCTTCTCTTCTCCGCCTACCTCGTGTTCGCCATGCAGCTCGGCTTCGCTATGCTTTGCGCCGGCTCCGTGCGCGCCAAGAACACCATGAACATCATGCTCACCAACGTGCTCGACGCCGCGGCCGGCGGTCTCTTCTACTACCTCTTCGGGTTCGCCTTCGCCTTCGGCGGCCCCTCGAACGGCTTCATCGGGAAGCACTTCTTCGGCCTCAAGGAGGTGCCGCAGCCCAGCTTCGACTACTCCAACTTCCTCTACCAATGGGCCTTCGCCATCGCAGCCGCCGGTATCACCTCCGGCTCCATCGCCGAGCGCACCCAGTTCGTGGCCTACCTCATTTACTCCTCCTTCCTCACCGGCTTCGTCTACCCCGTCGTCTCCCACTG GTTCTGGTCGGGCGACGGGTGGGCTGCCGCGGCGAGGAACGCCGGGGAGTCGCTGTTGTTCGAGACCGGAGTGATCGACTTCGCGGGGTCGGGCGTGGTGCACATGGTGGGAGGCATCGCGGGGCTGTGGGGCGCCATCATCGAGGGCCCCCGCATCGGGCGCTTCGACCACGCCGGCCGCTCCGTGAACCTCCGCGGTCACTCTGCCACCCTGGTGGTGCTCGGCACCTTCCTCCTCTGGTTCGGCTGGTACGGCTTCAACCCAGGCTCCTTCAACATCATCTTCCGGACCTACGGCCCCAGCGGCTCCATCCACGGCCAGTGGTCCGCCGTTGGCCGCACCGCCGTCACCACCACCCTCGCCGGCTGCACCGCCGCCCTCACCACCCTCTTTGGGAAGCGCCTCCAGACGGGCCACTGGAACGTGCTCGACGTCTGCAACGGCCTCCTCGGCGGCTTCGCGGCCATCACATCCGGCTGCTCCGTGGTCGACCCGTGGGCCGCCATCGTCTGCGGCTTCGTCTCCGCCTGGGTTCTCATCGGCCTTAACAAGCTCGCCGCCAAGCTCAAGTTCGATGATCCCCTCGAGGCCGCGCAGCTGCACGGCGGCTGCGGCGCGTGGGGGATCATCTTCACTGCGCTCTTCGCTCGGGAAAAGTACGTGAACGAGGTGTACCCGGGGCGGCCGGGGCGGCCCTACGGGCTATTCATGGGCGGGGGCGGGCGGCTGTTGGGCGCCCACATCGTACAGATCCTGGTGATCACCGGGTGGGTGAGTTGCACCATGGGCCCGTTGTTCTTCGCGCTGCACAAGCTCAACCTGCTCAGGATCTCCGCCGAGGACGAGTTGGCCGGGATGGACCTCACCCGGCACGGCGGCTTCGCCTACGACTACCACGACGAGGACCCCAGCGCACACGGCGGCAGCCCCAGAGGCGGGTTCATGCTCAAGTCCTCGCCGACGGCGGTGAAGCCGAAGGCCAACCAGACGGCCACCGCCAACCAGGTGTAA